The sequence GCGTTTAAAAAATCCGGCATCCGAAAAATCAAAGGTTTCCGATTCAAACGGACGCGTAAACAATCCCAGCAAGCGCCTGAACATTTCGGTGAAAAATGCCAGCTCCTCATCACTGTCATCCTTGCGCAAAATCTCCAGTTCGTATAATTTCGCGGTAAAAATCTCCGGGTTATTGCGGTTTTCGGGTAGCGCCAGCTCGAAATACGGAATATAAAACGAATCGGGGATACTTTTCATACAACCAAAATCAAGGGCTATCAGCTCGTTCTGTTCCGACACCAGGAAATTCCCCGGGTGCGGATCGGCATGAAACTTTCGCAGGTGGTGAATCTGGAACATATAAAAATCCCACAGTGCCTGCCCCAGTTTATTCGCCAGGGTTTTGTCGGTATTACGGGCGGCAAATTCCGAAAGGTGCTGTCCGTCAATCCAGTCCATGGTGATAAATCGCTCTGTCGACAGGTTGCGGTAATAATTCGGGAAACGTAAATTTGGAATATGGCTGCATTGCTTAATGGTTTCCAGGCTTTGCTTCACCTCCAGCAGGTAGTTGGTCTCGTCAAGCAGCTTTTCTTCCACCTCCTTAAAATACACGTCCGAACCTTTTCCACGAATATTAAACAGTTTCATGGCCATGGGTTTTACCATTGCCAGGTCGCTGCTGATGCTTTCCGAAACACCCGGATACTGAATCTTAACAGCCAGGTCTTTCCCGTCTTTTCTGGCTTTGTGCACCTGCCCAATACTGGCGCCATGCACGGCATTGGGATTAAATTCATCGTAAATTTCCCCCGGTGCTTTGCCAAAATATTTCTGAAAGGTTTTTACCACCAGCGCTGCCGATAACGGCGGAACCGAAAACTGCGACAACGAAAACTTTTCGATATAGGCCTCGGGCATGATGTTCTTTTCCATGCTCAGCATCTGCGCCACTTTTAGCGCACTTCCTTTCAGGTTTTTCAGGCCGTCGTAAATATCGCTGGCGTTCGATTCGTTGAGCTTCTCGCGTGCTGATTCTTCGGTCGAGCTTAACTTATCGCCATAGTATTTCAGGTAGTTCATTCCCACCTTGGCACCCGTTTGCACAATTTTGGTGGCACGCTCTATCTTCGATGTCGGTATGCGGTCGATGGTTTTCATTAGTTGCTCATTATTTTTTCTTGGTACAAAAATTTCCCCAGGTCGAAAACTGAGTTTAACGTGGTAGCATCGAGTAGGGCAAAAGCTGTATTCACCGATTTCTCGATAAAAACATCGGTCTTTTCAAAGTCGGGCGAAGTGTCCTCCAGCCAAAACCGTAGTGTAAAAAGCAGCTGTGCCCATGCCGATTCGCGTAGGCTGCGTGCTTTTACTTTTTCAATTTTTTTGTGAGGGAGCTTGGGTGTTTCAATCTCAAGCCCGTCAACATATTCTCCATAGGCTTTTTTTAGTGCCGATAACGACGCCAGCACTTTTAGCTTGTCTTTGGCATCGTTTAGCGCCAGCAACACATAACTGCGGTTGGCTTTCAGTACCTCAAAAAAGGTATAGTAAAAAGCAATCAGCTTGTTCTTCGCATCAAAACTCTGGTATTCTTTGTTTTGGGCAAGCAGCTCCATGCTCTGGTTGAAGAAAGCTTTAAACACCGCTTTTTCCAGTGCCTCAAATGATCCGTAATATTTGTAGAAAGCGGCTTCTTCCAGTTCCAGATCGCGGCAAAAAGCATATACACTTGCCGGGCGCGATCCTTTTTCGAGCCGGTAATTCATGTATGCCGACATAATTTCGGCTGATGTTTTCTTGTTTTCCATACTCGAAAAACAGCAATTTTGGCATTTTGTTCAATCTTTTGCTTCTATTCTTAAACAATAGGATTGTGATCTGCTGTCAGAAAGTGATGCACGCTGGTACGGCGCGGATTACTTCGGTCGTTCCACTCCCTCGTAATGACAGACTATTTAAATGAAAACAGCCGCGGACCGTGCAGAATCAAGCCCAAACCATATAACCCTTGGTCCGCGGCCAAACCCTGTAAATCACTTGTTATTGCGATCCGACGAAGGAGGAGAAGCAATCCAATCTTTAACCACCCAACCGCTGTACGCGGTCCTCCCCTCCCTGCCTGCCGGTTGCCAGGGAGGAGAGCCTGTACCGACTGAGCACAGCGAGCGTCGGGAAGACCAGCGCAGCTGGTGAGGTGGTAGTATTAGATAAGTGCTAAGCCACGCGAAAGCCCCGAGACTTCGGGGGCGCGACAGCTAATAGTAAAGACCAACTTTAATTTTATAAATTTGAAGTATCAACAGCGCAAGAACAGTTATGGAAGAGGAAAATAAAAAGCCAACAGAAGCGGAAAACACGCCCGAAAAGAAAAAGGATGAAACGTGGATTGACAAAGCAGAAGCCAAAATAGACGAGACCGCCGAAAAGATTCACAAAAGCGACGCCTACCAAAAAGCCGATAAAAAACTGGAGGACGCAACCAAAAAGCTATTTCGTAAGGCGGGGCGCTTGTGGGGGAAGTTATGATCTAAAAACACAATTGCACCTTCGATTTACCACCCCACCGCCGTTAACGCGGTCCTCCCCCCTCCTGGCAGGAGGGGAAACTTCGTGCTGCTGACTATGTTCTTTACTTCAAAATGCTAAATTGGAATACGAATATTTCTCCTCCTCACAGGAGGAGGGGACCAGCGAAGCTGGTGAGGTGGTAAGATAATTTCAACTTCTTCTCTTCTCTGCAAAATCAATAATATCCTGTTTTATCACCTCCGGATATTCATACACCCATCGGTTTTCATACCTGAATACAGTAATCCCCAGTCTTTCTAACTCCCCATCTCGCGCTGTATCCCTGGCGATACTATTCATATCGGCATGAACTTCTCCATCCAGTTCAATTGCCAGCATTAGCTCATAGCAGAAAAAGTCAACAATATACCTTCCAATAGAGTGTTGTCGTCGGAATTTACACCCTTTAACCTGACTTTTCTTTAGCACCTTCCAAAGAGTGGCTTCGGCAGCTGTTGAATGTCTGCGTAAATGCTTTCGTAATGGTTTGTAGAACTTGTGATTGTGGAGCCGCATTTTTTATTTAAAGTTAATGATTATAAATAAATTACCACCCCACCGCTGTAAACGCGGTCCTCCCCCTCCTGGCAGGAGGGGAATCTTCGTGCTGCTGACTATGTTCTTTACTTCAAAAAGCTAAATTGGAATACGAATATTTCTCCTCCTCACAGGAGGAGGGGACCAGCGAAGCTGGTGAGGTGGTAAGATAATTTCAACTTCTTCTCTTCTCTGCAAAATCAATAATATCCTGTTTTATCACCTCCGGATATTCATACACCCATCGGTTTTCATACCTGAATACAGTAATCCCCAGTCTTTCTAACTCCTCATCTCGCGCTGTATCCCTGGCGATACTATTCATATCGGCATGAACTTCTCCATCCAGTTCAATTGCCAGCATTAGCTCATAGCAGAAAAAGTCAACAATATACCTTCCAATAGAGTGTTGTCGTCGGAATTTACACCCTTTAACCTGACTTTTCTTTAGCACCTTCCAAAGAGTGGCTTCGGCAGCTGTTGAATGTCTGCGTAAATGCTTTCGTAATGGTTTATAG comes from uncultured Draconibacterium sp. and encodes:
- a CDS encoding AarF/UbiB family protein is translated as MKTIDRIPTSKIERATKIVQTGAKVGMNYLKYYGDKLSSTEESAREKLNESNASDIYDGLKNLKGSALKVAQMLSMEKNIMPEAYIEKFSLSQFSVPPLSAALVVKTFQKYFGKAPGEIYDEFNPNAVHGASIGQVHKARKDGKDLAVKIQYPGVSESISSDLAMVKPMAMKLFNIRGKGSDVYFKEVEEKLLDETNYLLEVKQSLETIKQCSHIPNLRFPNYYRNLSTERFITMDWIDGQHLSEFAARNTDKTLANKLGQALWDFYMFQIHHLRKFHADPHPGNFLVSEQNELIALDFGCMKSIPDSFYIPYFELALPENRNNPEIFTAKLYELEILRKDDSDEELAFFTEMFRRLLGLFTRPFESETFDFSDAGFFKRLSELGTEYSKNTELRNMNGNRGSRHFIYMNRTFFGLYNLMHMLKADKIVIDSYLPERQTGKVA
- a CDS encoding TetR family transcriptional regulator C-terminal domain-containing protein — encoded protein: MENKKTSAEIMSAYMNYRLEKGSRPASVYAFCRDLELEEAAFYKYYGSFEALEKAVFKAFFNQSMELLAQNKEYQSFDAKNKLIAFYYTFFEVLKANRSYVLLALNDAKDKLKVLASLSALKKAYGEYVDGLEIETPKLPHKKIEKVKARSLRESAWAQLLFTLRFWLEDTSPDFEKTDVFIEKSVNTAFALLDATTLNSVFDLGKFLYQEKIMSN
- a CDS encoding endonuclease domain-containing protein — translated: MRLHNHKFYKPLRKHLRRHSTAAEATLWKVLKKSQVKGCKFRRQHSIGRYIVDFFCYELMLAIELDGEVHADMNSIARDTARDGELERLGITVFRYENRWVYEYPEVIKQDIIDFAEKRRS
- a CDS encoding endonuclease domain-containing protein — protein: MRLHNHKFYKPLRKHLRRHSTAAEATLWKVLKKSQVKGCKFRRQHSIGRYIVDFFCYELMLAIELDGEVHADMNSIARDTARDEELERLGITVFRYENRWVYEYPEVIKQDIIDFAEKRRS